In Mastomys coucha isolate ucsf_1 unplaced genomic scaffold, UCSF_Mcou_1 pScaffold9, whole genome shotgun sequence, the genomic window GGCTGTGGGAGGAAGATTTGATCCCATGTGGCTTGCCTGAGTGCTTGGGTGGGCAGCAGGTGCCTGGGAATACCTGCTTTCTGCTGGCCTGATTAGGCTACTCTAATGGTGGGGTAGGATCTAGACAGCAGTTAATTTGGCTCAACCTTCCGGAGCCTGGGAAGTCCATGAGGAGGATAAGGGTCAGGAGAATGAGAGAGTCTGCATTCACTTTTATAACAGTTCACACTCTCCCTGCCTATCCCCCTTTCTGGATAACTCTCCTGTTAAGACAGGCCATTTGAGAGAGCAGCAGTTCTTGTGACATTCAGACAGTAGACCGCACTTCCTGACACTGGTCTTGGGGATTCAGTGTCCAGCATGTGAATACTGGGGGTGTCTGACGATATTAGTGTCATAAAGACGAGTGTGTCAAAGCACAGACTGCTGTGGACAGAGCCCGATACTTGGAGTGCAGCTCTCCAAGGGTTTTGGTGTGGGAACTCCTGAGCATTGACCGCTAGCCGTCATTCCCCTGCAGGTCTGTGTATGGTATGGTGGTCAGGAGTGCAAGGGCCTGGTGGAGCAGCACAGCTGGGCCGAGGACAAGGTGACCGTCCGGCTGCTGGATCAGAAGTTACAGATCTCCTGTAAAGTGGAAGAGGTGTGGCTGGCGGAGCTGCAGGGTACCACAGCCTTGGAGCCCGGAGTCCAGGTGCCAGCCTACAGACCTGTGTCTAGGAACATCGATGTCCCGAAGAGGTTTGTAGGAGTGGTGAGGGTTATAGGTATGGGCTGGGACACGGTGTCGGGGGTGTGGGGTCTTAGGTACCTACTTGATGGGATAGTGGAGCTAAGCACAGAAGAGGCATCCTTTTTGAGGAAGCGTAGATAAAACATCCTTACGTCTCCACAACTCTCTTAGGGGTGAAGTGTACGTGCTTTGGTGAAAGTTTAAACTCAGCTCATAATTTTTCAGAAGAAGAGACATGAACAAATGGCTTAAATCCGGTGCTGGTGCTCATTCTATCCAGGGTGGAGAAAGTGGTTTTAGCCTTGTGGCCTAAGCAGACTCTGTCACAGTCACTTGTTGCCACAGCCACAGACCTAAAAGCCTGCAGGCACAGCCGTGCTCCCATGGTTGAAAACTAATCAGGGTCTGAAAACTTTCTCGTCATTTAGTATCATTTGCATGTAGCATCTGTTGAGGAGTAAAACGCTTTTGATTcataaatagcatttaaaaagGTAAAGCCATCCTTTCTTAGCTCAAAGCTGGACAGGTTGGCAGCTGTCTGGAGCGCAGCTGCTCTGATTCTTCATTGGGTGGAGAATGAATATTCTGCTTTAGAGCTTAGGGATAAGATGTCATCCTGATGTACGTACACCCTATGGTCCAGCTATATTGGCCTTTCAAGATGTAAAAGGAGAATctgaggctgggagatggctcagtaggtctAAAGAACTGTGCAAGCTCAACAACTTTAGTTCAATGAGGCGAGGCGCCTACTCCACGGAGCTGTTCTccgacctccacatatgtgctatgGCATAAGTGCACTAACACACAGCatgtaataattattaataataataataataataataataatagtaataataataataaaaacattttaaaccagGGAACTTTGCCACTGAACTATTTTGCATGCAAGATATACAAACAGTTAAACTCTAGCCCACTTCTTTCTGCGGGTATGGGAGCTGTTGGCAGATCAGGgggcttaaaacattttttattacattcatcttcatttatttattgtatatggggtgtgtgtgtgcatgctgtggtgcacacatgtatgccagaggataactttcaggagtcagttctcgtCTACCCTGTGGGTTCTGAACTCAGctagtcaggcttggcagcaagcacttttccccactgagccatatcactggCCCAGCAGACCTAGTGTTTTAAGACCAGAGGAACAACAGCATTTCTGATTGTGTATCCAGTGGAAGGCCAGCAAAGAGCTTGTTTTGCTATTCTGAGGAGATGAAAACACAAAGATCATGCAAAGTCACGTTTACTATGTTAATGACTTTGGCCCATCTGCTTCAAACCCAGTCGCACAGTGTAGCAGACCTAGTGTATAAAGAATGGGGAAATAGAGAGAGTCCTTTGAAATAGGTCAGCCACTGGCACCTTATTACATTCCGATTTTCCCTAGATACTTTACATTTCACATAGTGCTTATTTTACTTCCAAATCATATAACTGTATGAATTTAGAGGGAAAGAAATGACATGTGAAATTCTATGCAGCCTGTTTAAAGCATGGAGTTTTAACAGTGGGAGATGGTTTCATCTGGCTATTTATTTTACCCTGGTCTGTTTGTTCATTGGCTTATGTAATAGGTTCTGTTGACATTCAGAAGCTAACAGAATGCTGTGTTTATTTtggcagaagggagagagatcCATTAGTGTAATTGTTTCCTCTTAAATTTGAATATAAGACAGGAGAAGGATGTAATTTTAGTGTTTAGATTCCGGTGGGCATCATTTATTTCCACCTTATCTTCAtgactcttctctcttcccctaaATAAAAATGCTCCGTTTTAAGTTGCAGGGTTAGAAGGAGAGTTTTGGGGGAGTGGTGCTGATTAGGTGTCAGTGCAGTTTAAGCAGGGGACCCACCTGCTCATTCTGAGCTAATAGAAgcacaactggaacaggggctttACCATCACTGTTGCTTTACCATCCACTGAGCTCATGCTGCGAGACTGGGTGGGGGCTGCTTGTCAGTGTAATGTGAGCCCACAAAATAAGCGGATGTGGCAGCTTAATCTGCGGGCTCTGTGGACCAGCCAGGCCTGGGAAGTAAGTGTATCCTCTGCTCATTTGAATCCAGGAAGTCGGATGCAGTGGAGATGGATGAGATGATGGCCGCCATGGTGCTGACGTCTCTGTCTTGCAGTCCCGTTGTGCAGAGTCCTCCTGGGGCTGAGCCCATCTTCTCTGGTGAGCAAGCGGTGCTGGACTAGTTCCTGGCGTGGCAGAGACCCACGACTGAtgctctctcttcccacctcttgTTGCCAGTGTGAGCTTGGCAGGAGGGTTCTACAGTCTCTTAAGTTTTCTCACCTGAGCAGAAATTTGGTGCTTTATGACGTTGACTGGACTCAGCACTAAGCCCAGCTACCCGGCCACTCAGGCAAATTCTATGGGAGCCTGGACAAGGCCAACAGAAACATTTGCTTAGTTTACAAAAGCAGAACTGTGCTCTGCAGTTCCCTGGTGGCTTCTGATTGTCAATATTCACTTCTCAGTGTCCAAATCAGCCTCATAAATTCTCAGCCTGGACTTAAAGGCCAAATACCTGAGCTGAAGTCTCAGGTTTAATTGCACTATACAGACCAGCAGTATGGGCTGGCGAAATGATTCTGGGTAAAGGTGTGCTGCCGATCCTGACAACCTGTGCGtggttcctgggacccacatggtggaagaaaagagctGAGTTCTAAAGTTCCCAGTAGAATGACCTCTAATTTATAGATGCACACACAATTCTTTGGGTTATGACCCCGACACACTGTACCCATACAGTACAGTGGGCTTAAAGAAGAGTTGCAGCTTAAAGTGGGGTGGGGGCATCTTAAAGAAGGATTGCAGAATAAGGCTTTTGACAAGACTGTTAGagacttaaaatttattttaatggagATTCCTTATCTGCCAGTCTTAAAAGATACTTTCAAAATGTGGAGCTAGTTCTAATTCATACTGAGAGGAAAGTGGCCTTTACAAATGTCCTTCACAAGTAATCTAACATTGAAAGCAAATTTTAATTATTCCACCCAGAGACCGTCACTGCACTTGGGGACATCTAGTGGTGAATCCCGGCAGTGCAGCCGGCTCTAATGAGCACAAGGAAGACCCTGAGGAGGGATGCCAAATTCTCAAGAAGTTGAGTCAGCAGATTCAGGAAAGtagctgaagggaaaaaaaaaaatgtctggagTTCCCTCTTGGGTCGGTGTTCACGGGGCCATGGTCAGTTGATTTGGATGCTTCTTGAGTTCTGCCCTAAACATCCACTGTTTTATGTTCTGTGTATAGCTGTGGTAATTTCTCAGTTTCCAGGAAAAGCAAGTGATGAGAACTTTGAGACCAGGCAGGGGTatctggggaggaaggggtttttCACCCAGCATCCTATTTGGGCAAGTGTCTCCTAGGAGTAAAGAAGGCCCACCTGGGTTGGAAATGTGGGGCCTCAGAGTTGTCCCAGCTTTTAGATGGGTCCTGGTCTCCTAGGGTGTAGCGGTGTCTCCTTAAGCCCAGGGTCAGGAGACTCTGTCTGGATAGGGAGCTGGGGATCCTGAGAGTATAAGGGTTTTCCATCTTTCTTGCTACTTCCATGTATTAGACTTTCAGATTACGTTATCAGTTGGCTTGGCACGAGCTTTGAAGACAAGGCACAGAGCGTCTAGATTGAGCCTGAAGCAGCCCTATAGACCCCGccaatctaaaaagaaaaaaaaaaaactaggcttGGGGATCCACTCAGTtctagaatgcttgcctagtgtgaGCAAGGCCCCAGGCTCCATCCTCAGCATCACCAAAGACAAAGAACTAAGtgaaacaaaaatcaaggaaaaCTAAGCCTGAAAATCCCACTTGTTGTTTGCTGCATTCTTCCTTCTTAGGCATTTGAGTTTGAGGGGCAGGTGGCCATTGCATGGCAGGTGAGCCAGGGCCTGCTGTCACCTGGAGATCACCTGGCTGTGTGCTCTGAGAGTTCTGAGCGACTTCCTTCCACTCACAGACGTTCATGCACTTGTCTGAGGTGGAATGGTTGAAGGGCATTTTCAGAAAACTCACCAAGAAGGTGTCCCTCTGTTGCTGCCACCGAGTGGACATTCTCAACCAGGTCGGAACCAGGAAAAGTTCCTCTTTTTAGCACGTACAGCATGAGCTAGGTTTTAGctgtattctttttattaatcCTCAATGAACCGTAGTTGCAGTATCTGCGTGGGTCAGTGATGATCTATGTGGCTCTGTCAGAAAATATCCAGCAGGCAGAGCGGTTGTAGCACCTAAAATTGTCACAGTACACCCGCCCCTCATCTTGTAGCTCAGGAAATGTATCTTTAATAACtgaaaatttaataatattttaattttattatcactTACTTGTTTTttcctgtggtcctggggatAAGCCTGAGTGTTCCTttgcctccctctctgtctggACAGTTTCCCGTGCAGCCTGCGGTGACCCGTGGAAGGAGAGCGGTGACGTTTCAGACAGCGGCAGCAGCGGGCACTGGAGCGGGAGCAGTGGCAGCTCCACCCCGTCTCCCCCCCACCCGCAGGCCAGCCCCAAGTACCTAGGGGATGCCTTTGGGTCTCCCCAAACTGATCATGGCTTTGAGACTGATCCTGACCCTTTCCTGTTAGATGAACCAGCCCCGAGAAAGAGGAAGGTAGGTGACCGGGGAGTGTGTGAGGACAGCCATCCCTAGAGGAGCAGGCACCCCGTAGGTCCCAGGTACCTCTAGCTTTCCCTTGCTGCACTTGTGGAGTTCCCAGACAGAGGTGGCtggttccttttcattttttgggGGTGTGTACGCTTGcgggtgtgcatgcacatggagaCAACTCACCCCATCTTAGTtgttgaggcaggctctctcgctggtctggagctcaccaaaTAGTCTAGGCATGCTTGATGACCAGTGatcccagggatctacctgcctctgccgtGCCTCTTGCTATCACAAgtgtgtaccactgtgcctgtctttttttttttttttttaatgtggccaGCCACCAGGCCATTTCTAAATTCTCTTGTGCGGAGAGTTCTATGGACCCTTTCCTTGAGTTTTTTCCTTTGGGTCTGGCTGAAATCCTCATCGGGCAATGTGGAAAGCTGGGGAGAGGATTCATACACACCAGTTGCTAAgatttctccccccccccaccccccagaactCTGTGAAGGTGATGTACAAGTGCCTGTGGCCCAGCTGTGGCAAAGTTCTTCGTTCAATCGTGGGCATCAAACGACACATCAAAGCCCTCCACTTGGGGTAGGTACAGAACTTGGTGCCTGTCACCTAAGGTGCCGTTTAGGCACGTCACCGCCCTACTAACTCCACAGGCCTTGCAGCCCAGAATGCGTCTAGTGAAATGGCTTTGCTATAGGCTCTTCCCAGACCACTGTCAGAATGATGCCATTGCTGGCCAGGGAGACTATGCACCTTGGTCAATGTTGATGCTGTTGCCAGAGAGTgagctctgtgtgtctttctgtgcatCGTGTGGTTGTATCTTTTTACCTGGTGTAGAAAGCAAGATGTTTCAGTTCTGGGCAGAAGTAGAACAGTTTGGTTTAATCGCTGGCCACATCCTGTGGCTTAAGCATAGTGGCTAGATTTTACCTCTGCGGCTGCATGTGGGAGTTAGGTCTGTCTCAGCTGTGATGCTCATGTAAGGGTCTCATCTCTGTACAGAGCCCTCTGGGCAGCAGCTCTGGCATGAACTACCTCACAGGCCTTGAGAACATACTTTAGGTGGTGCCCAAGAGGGCCTGTGCCAgggctgggtctgtgttcatacAAGTTCGATGTCCTGTGAGCTCTTGTGCAGGGAAGAACAGCTCCCGTCGATAGTCACGTTCTAATCCCTGATGACATCTCTGAGAGCAGGGGTCCTGGATGTTCTCTTGAGAACCTCCCCTACCTTCGTGAGCGGGCACACGCTGTCAATTCCTCCTTGTAActttctttcttctggcttcGAACCAAGGCTTTGAACCATGTCCTCAGTGATGGCCAAATGTCTGTTCCACACAGGGACACTGTTGACTCTGATCAGTTCAAGCGGGAGGAAGACTTTTACTACACAGAGATGCAGATGAAAGAGGAAtctgctctggctctggctgCTCCCCCTGCCCCTGGGACACCTGCGGGCGAGCCAGCGTCCACCTCCCGGGTGACCAGCCCGTCCCTTGCTGCTCTTTCATTGCCTCCAGCCAAAGTCCAGTCGTCTGGCCCAGAACACCCTGGCCTGGAGTCTTCCCTGCCCTCAGTTGCACTCAGCAAGTCAGCCCCTGGCTCCTTCTGGCACATTCAGGCTGACCATGCATACCAGGTATGGGACATACGTATGTGGGGGCTTAGCTTGGGATCTCAGTGGTCACTGGCCGTTAGAGGGCAGGCCTCTGAGCACCTTGAAGAAAGACTGAGCCTTTTGGCCAAGTTGCTAACCTTACTtccacagagaaagaagaggaaagactaGGGATATAGGCCAATTGTTCAGTGCTTGCTTAATGTGCACAGGGCTTTGGGTTGATCCTCAGCACAGCATAACCCCAGTGTGGGCACACATAcccatagtcccagcacttagggcagagacaggaggaatgaAAGTTCAGGGTCACTTTCACCTACATAgggagtttaaagccagcttggACTACGTGTAAACCCTTtctcaacaacaataacaaacaggacgagagggaagagacaggaatCCTTAGTGACTTTCGGTAGAGATGCAAAGTCTAAACCATGTTAACTGTGTGGCTGTGGCCTGAGAGCTATCACTTTGAAGGTTGGTTAGAAAAATTGATGGACTCATACAGGGCTTCCCAGGCAGCCCCTTAGCTCCAAGGTATTACGCCAAATGGTCCCACTTTGAGTACCTACTAGGTGTGAACATTGGCTTAGGTAACCCCTTCAGTTAGACTAGGACATGGTTCCTGCTCTCATGAACAGCATGGTGGAGCTAGGGTTAGCAACTAGTTATGAGGACTAGTTATGAGTTATCAAAGTACCATTTCCTCTGGACATGGAAGACATGACATTGGCCCAAGGAAGACCACTCCAGTATGGTTATAGGCCTGGGAAAGTTGCGAGGAGGGCAATGCAGTTTAGAATGAACCTGATCTTGAATGCTAAGTTCATGTATCCATATGCTGGTTTATAACTCTTCCTGAATGTACAATTTGGCTTTTGCAGACTTGACCACTTTgcaaattagtaaataaaaagtAGTGTTTCCACCCAggtgtgcttgtgcatgcttATAATACTGGTGGTACCTGGGTCAAGGGTCAGCTCAGGCTATATAGTAAGGCCAACCTTCACCTCTAAAGCCAGtggtactttcttttctttctttcttttttttttttttctcgagacagggtttctctgtgtagccctggctgtcctggaactcactctgcagaccaggctggcctcgaactcagaaatcagcctgcctctgcctcccaagtgctgggattaaaggcgtgcatcaccactgcctgcccAGTGGtactttcaaagagaaaaattttgTAAAACAAGCGGGTTTTCCCCATTAGATTTATCGGCCACTTAGCATGTGGCTAAGGCTCAGCCTTCGCTGACCCTGTGGCATCTGGCTAATGTGGCCGATATTGTTACAGATGGATCAAAGCCAGACATTCCTGCCTGCATCCCCACTCCTGAGTAGTTGCCTGGCAGCTCTCTGCCCTTTTTCAGACTCAGAAGGTTTTGGACTTTCTGTGTGAGGCATGCTCTCAGTAGGTGATCCagccaaagaaaaaaaaccactaagGACTGGGTCATGAGGCTAGCATGTAGGCAGCCCCAAAGGGAGGCTTACAGAGTAAGATTGGAGCCGCCCAGAAGGCAGGCCATGGCTGTGTTGAAGGGTTAGATGCTTTGAGGCTGTTGTGGGAAAACCTGTCTCGCAGTCCTGGTGCTTTTCAGGATATTGATCATGTGGAGATATGCCTTCTGTTGCAAATGGGAAGTTACTGGGTCCTGAGGCAGATAGGATGTGTCTTTAGTTGAGGCCTAGGCTGATGCACTCTTGCCTTTGCAGGCTCTGCCATCCTTCCAGATCCCGGTCTCCCCCCACATCTACACCAGCATCAGCTGGGCTGCTGCCcctaccaccacctcctccctctctccgGTGAGTGTGTACCCCAAACCCCAAAGCTCTTACATACATCTCCAGGTCTGGGGAACTATGTTGTTGGTACATAACCACACGGCTGATATTGCCTGTCTCCACCCCCATACTTGGTAAAGATCAccgtgtgtcttagttagggtttcattgctgtgaagagacaccatgaccaactcctataaaggataacatttaattggtgctggcttacaatttcagagatttagttcaatatcatcatggcaggaagcatggcagtatgcaggcagacatggtgctggaagagctgagagttcttcatcttgctCTAAAGGCAGCCAGAGAGTCTTTCCAGGGAGCCAGGAGGACGGACTTTTCAACACTGGGTGGATCTTGAGTATAGACCCTCAAAGCTCGCcccacagtgatgtacttcctccaacaaggccacacctactccaacaaggccacacttcctaatagtagcacttcccatgggccaagcgtattcaaaccccCGCTCCATATGTCCTCTTTCTGGCTCCAGCTCCTCTCAGCAGCTAGAAGGATACTCCCAGTGAGGTCAGGGCAGAGCAGTTTCTTGCTTAGAAATGTGCTGAACAAGGCTAGACTcgattcctttctctctgtgtgtgtctgagtgccaATTAGAGTTCTAATGTTTAgatgaaaggaagggagaaaatttGGGGCTGTCAGAAGGGAGAACAAGGAAGATCATAGAAATGCTCAGAAGTTCTCTGAGTTGGACCAGAAGTCTTAGGCCACCATGGATCTGTGTACCCTGGACTCTGAACTGAAATAAACTGGAAGTCATTAGAACCACATACGGTGGCTCTACTTTCAAGTGTCTGCCACAGAGAAGTACCACAGACTGCAGAACCTAGCTGACAGAAGGCGTCACTAAGGCAATACAATGCCCTCATTTGTCCCTTACATGGTGGCTTCGTTTAAGCTGACCCTATCTGTTGAGAATGTCCTTCTAGGGAAGGCTGCATGACCCCCTGT contains:
- the Znf395 gene encoding zinc finger protein 395 encodes the protein MLSRRLGKRSLLGARVLGPSAAEVPSGASLPLEPQIEVPEGATSPSSLTSKDPVCQEQPKEVLKALSTSGHPQVAFQPGQKVCVWYGGQECKGLVEQHSWAEDKVTVRLLDQKLQISCKVEEVWLAELQGTTALEPGVQVPAYRPVSRNIDVPKRKSDAVEMDEMMAAMVLTSLSCSPVVQSPPGAEPIFSVSRAACGDPWKESGDVSDSGSSGHWSGSSGSSTPSPPHPQASPKYLGDAFGSPQTDHGFETDPDPFLLDEPAPRKRKNSVKVMYKCLWPSCGKVLRSIVGIKRHIKALHLGDTVDSDQFKREEDFYYTEMQMKEESALALAAPPAPGTPAGEPASTSRVTSPSLAALSLPPAKVQSSGPEHPGLESSLPSVALSKSAPGSFWHIQADHAYQALPSFQIPVSPHIYTSISWAAAPTTTSSLSPVRSRSLSFSEPQQPPPTVKSHLIVTSPPRAQSSTRKARGEAKKCRKVYGIEHRDQWCTACRWKKACQRFLD